Genomic window (Maridesulfovibrio ferrireducens):
TACAGACAAGGAAATTCAAAAATTAGGGCTTAATATTCAGCAGATAACTACTGAATTGCCTCTTACAACTGAAGAGTTGTTAGGTATTGCTCAAGCCGCTGGACAGTTGGGGGTTCAAGGTTCCAGTAATATTTTAAAGTTTACTCGTACGGTTGGAATGCTGGGAACTGCTACAGACTTAAAGGGTGATGAAGCCGCGACTACACTTGCCCGTTTGTTAAATGTTACAGGCGAAACCGCAGATGAAGTAGATGTTTTAGGTTCTGTTATTGTTGCTCTCGGCAATAATATGGCCACAACTGAAAGCGAAATTGCTTTTATGGCAACTGAGGTCGGACAAGCAACTTCAACCTTTGGAGTTTCCAGCGCACAAGCGGCTGCTCTTGGTGCTACATTAAGATCATTAGGTGTTAGAGCTGAGCTTGGTGGGTCCGCTGTAGGCCGTGTTTTTAGGGCTATTGATGCATCGATTCGTTCAGGTGGTGAGTCTTTAAAATATCTTGAAAAAATGACAGGTCAAACCGGGGAACAACTTAAAAGGACATTTGCGACAAATTCAACAACTGTTTTTAAACAGTTTATCGAGGGGCTAGGCACAGTCATTAATTCTGGTGGAAGTGCTGCAAGTACTCTCGAAAAATTTGGTTTGAAAGGCGAAGAAATTTTAAAAGTTATGCCTACCTTGGCCCTACGCTCTGACGAGTTGGGTAAGGCCCTCGGTATTGCTGCCAAGGAGCAGGAAAACGCAACGGCTTTGACACAAGAAGCCTTGAAAGCCGCAACTTCCTTTTCTGCTCAAATGACTATTGTTTCAAATGAAGTTGATATTGCCGCCGCTGCGATAGGCAAAGAATTAGCGCCTCATATTATCGAAGCTTCTCGTGCTTTTGGTGATTTCGTAGAAGGTAGCTCCGGTGATTTTGCTGATTGGGCAAAGAAGTCTGCCGAAGGTATAGAAAGCCTTGCCCCTTTGGTACACACAGTTGGAGATGAAGCAGGTTATCTTTTTAATGCATTCACTGACATGCCTGTTGAACTACAAGCTGCGGGAGTAATTCCTGCGTTGTTGTTCGGGAAGAAGGGTATAGCTTACACTCTTTTAGCTCTCCATGCCGCAGAAAGTGTTTTTAATATGGGGCAAGGTCTTGCCGCCGTCCAGATGGGGCACATGAGTTGGGATGATTTATCATCTATGGACGGGAAAGAGCTTCAAACCCGCTTAGATCAACTTAAAAAGAATGCGTCCAATATTAACAAGCTGAAAGCGTCACAGAAGAAAGATTTAGAAATCATGTCTTCGGAAGCTCACCTTTCGGTTGGTAATTCCGGCATATTTGGTGAAGATCTTGCGCACCTTGCAGAATCCCCCTTTATAGGGCCGAAGCAGGTAGAAAAGGAAATTAAACATAAAGCGGGTTCGTCTGTTGTTGATGACGAAGACAAGTCAACTAAGAAACAACTAAAGACTCGCGAAAAATTCAACCTCGAATATAATAAACTTCTGCGTTCCCCATATGATTTTGAAAAAGGTCAGATTCAGAAACAAAAGGAGTTATGGATTGATGCGGGAGTCGATAGAATAAAGGCCGCGAATTGGGAAACTATTAGTCTTGAAAAATTGGATAAAGAACAGGCAGAGAAGCGGGAAAAGGTTCTTGATCAGTTTAATCAAAAATTTCAGTTAATAACTCTTAGTAAATACGAGTTTGAAAAAAATCAGATTGCAGCTCAATATAATGTATGGATTAAAGCCGGAGCTGATGAAGTAAAAGCTAAAAAGTGGGCTAATCTTGAACTCAAGAAACTTGAACAAAAACACACTAAAGATTTATCTCAAGAAGCTGCTAAACAGATTAAAGAAGAGAAAGAGACCGCGCGTAAAAAGCTTGAAGCTAGTGACGATTTTTTTGCTGGAATGTATCAAGGCTATCTCGATCTTACAGAGAAAGCTAAGACGTGGGCTCAGCGTGGAATAGAGATTGCTGGAAGCTTTGCCTCATCATCTAAAGCCGCACTGTCAGACCTAGGTTTCGATGCTCTTACCGGGCAAATGAAATCCTTCTCTAGTTACTGGTCTACTTTTTGGGGCGGTCTTGCACGATCTATTTCAAATCACTTGGCTGATCTCGCAGTAACCAAAGGTCTTGATATGCTCATGGGGATGGGCGGTGGTTTGTTTGATATGGCTGGTTCGTTCCTTTCAAATGTCTGGCATACGGGTAATATGCGCCTTGGTGCGGACGAGGTAGCGTCCATTTTGCAAGAAGGTGAAATGGTCGTTCCGGCTCGGCAGGCGGAAGCTATTCGTCAGTCTGTCGGTTCTGAAGGCATGAGCAAATCAAGTTTTTTTGATTCTGTTGTTGATCGTGTATCGGTTGGAAACAGTTCTGTTTTTGACAATATCAATAATAGTCAGCGGGATGTTTACGGGCATCATATGTTTAATTCCGCAATGTCTGCCGGTGCTGCTGGGCTGTGGAATGGTTTTTCAAATTGGCAAACTGTAGGACAGCAAGCCGATGTTATGCGAGGTGCAGGAATTAATGTCAGTCAAAGTGCCGTTGATAATTTGCAGTGGAATTCTGCTTTAGGCGGACTCGCAGGGACTATGTTCACGGGGTTTGCCGGGAATATGTTTGGTAGTTTCGGCAATCAGATGCTTGGAATGAATGATGAAAAATATAACCTTGCCGGACTTGAATTTTCGACTGCTAATATTGGTAAAATATTAGGTGCTGCGGCAGGTTTATTCATTGGTGGACCAATGGCTCCTGTTCTGTCTGGAGCTCTTTCTCCTGTTTTTTCTCTAGGCGTTTCAGGTTTGGCGGACATGTTTAATTTAAGAGACGATGAAAATTTACGTGATGCTCTCGAAGATAAGGTTGGTTGGCTTGAATCTCATGTAATGATGTCATCATTCCGTGATCGAATTACAAAGAATTATGAAGGTAATTATAATCCTCTCGGGTTAACTGAAAAACCCGCTACAGGGTCTTATGTATTAGTTAATGGTAAGTATATTCCTGTTGGTCCTAGCTTACCATATCAACAATTAGCCTTGGAAATTGAAGCTGCATATGAAGCGGAACGTCGTGATCCCGTTTCACAGGTTTTGTCTTTTGCCCATGCTTATGGCCATGAATATACGCAGGGTATTATGGATGGTAAGGGTGAAGGTGGACAAATTGATGCTTTGTCTGGAGCTGTTAAGTCTGATCCCGGATTTTTTGGATATACAACTCGCCAGTGGGCTGCGAAGCAATCTAAAACGGGATTTGCTTATGAAGATTCTTACTACACAGGAGATGGCAGGCGGGTTGATATTGACTCAATTTTTAACCCTAATTCTAAAGCC
Coding sequences:
- a CDS encoding phage tail tape measure protein; the protein is MGIRIPGIYVEVKGDYSALDEDMRKARAIVRNASSDMSNSMNNALAPKQVESSVNTLIRNLGHVQRTAKLTGSEFDNLGLDLGELQKHTGLSEKAFAKLQGRMLQQKATQQADRALKSIARSANLSANETALLRLKMGDASGAMRDFGRIGVSSLGAVHSRVFSLGTAIAGLGVGLGLTHAVNSFASMDRGLIGVQKTTNLTDKEIQKLGLNIQQITTELPLTTEELLGIAQAAGQLGVQGSSNILKFTRTVGMLGTATDLKGDEAATTLARLLNVTGETADEVDVLGSVIVALGNNMATTESEIAFMATEVGQATSTFGVSSAQAAALGATLRSLGVRAELGGSAVGRVFRAIDASIRSGGESLKYLEKMTGQTGEQLKRTFATNSTTVFKQFIEGLGTVINSGGSAASTLEKFGLKGEEILKVMPTLALRSDELGKALGIAAKEQENATALTQEALKAATSFSAQMTIVSNEVDIAAAAIGKELAPHIIEASRAFGDFVEGSSGDFADWAKKSAEGIESLAPLVHTVGDEAGYLFNAFTDMPVELQAAGVIPALLFGKKGIAYTLLALHAAESVFNMGQGLAAVQMGHMSWDDLSSMDGKELQTRLDQLKKNASNINKLKASQKKDLEIMSSEAHLSVGNSGIFGEDLAHLAESPFIGPKQVEKEIKHKAGSSVVDDEDKSTKKQLKTREKFNLEYNKLLRSPYDFEKGQIQKQKELWIDAGVDRIKAANWETISLEKLDKEQAEKREKVLDQFNQKFQLITLSKYEFEKNQIAAQYNVWIKAGADEVKAKKWANLELKKLEQKHTKDLSQEAAKQIKEEKETARKKLEASDDFFAGMYQGYLDLTEKAKTWAQRGIEIAGSFASSSKAALSDLGFDALTGQMKSFSSYWSTFWGGLARSISNHLADLAVTKGLDMLMGMGGGLFDMAGSFLSNVWHTGNMRLGADEVASILQEGEMVVPARQAEAIRQSVGSEGMSKSSFFDSVVDRVSVGNSSVFDNINNSQRDVYGHHMFNSAMSAGAAGLWNGFSNWQTVGQQADVMRGAGINVSQSAVDNLQWNSALGGLAGTMFTGFAGNMFGSFGNQMLGMNDEKYNLAGLEFSTANIGKILGAAAGLFIGGPMAPVLSGALSPVFSLGVSGLADMFNLRDDENLRDALEDKVGWLESHVMMSSFRDRITKNYEGNYNPLGLTEKPATGSYVLVNGKYIPVGPSLPYQQLALEIEAAYEAERRDPVSQVLSFAHAYGHEYTQGIMDGKGEGGQIDALSGAVKSDPGFFGYTTRQWAAKQSKTGFAYEDSYYTGDGRRVDIDSIFNPNSKAALGLGPGWEKTLGIVEKVLGYQFGDGLSGDRGGLDGLGGYGGYSGVSGNYDLSGFGHEFDSFSGSLGSDGSDSSDRSSGGTGSGNAGGASGSSGIGRRHGGDVKAGGKYVWQETGLPGEVFFPQTNGYVMNHEDSAQMINALKVLVNEQKIGTSSTSGSGDGPMLVTLNLDGQQLASALVAGLREQSKNGVQFVHKDMLIESRS